Proteins encoded within one genomic window of Gadus chalcogrammus isolate NIFS_2021 chromosome 6, NIFS_Gcha_1.0, whole genome shotgun sequence:
- the prlhr2a gene encoding prolactin releasing hormone receptor 2a, translating to MEGTGSTWPGEPTPSCAGCMVEANTSQVSELQNGSSTRSSQFVGVELLQSFKPLIIPCYALVVLVGVFGNYLLLYVICRTRKMHNATNFFIGNLAFSDMLMCATCVPFTLAYAFNPRGWVFGRFMCYLVYLIQPVTVYVSVFTLTAIGVDRYYATVHPLKKRLSIMACTYLLCGMWLLSCGLVAPAVAHTYHVEFKHEGFIICEEFWMGKKRERLAYAYSTLFVTYVLPLSALCISYLCISVKLRNCVVPGHRTQSQAEAQRVRKRKTFRLVSLVVAAFGFCWMPISVFNVLRDIDIDLIDKRYFLLIQLLCHLCAMSSSCCNPFLYAWLHDRFRAELRKMFTCRHRIGIPANHCATASVVL from the exons ATGGAAGGCACCGGCAGCACCTGGCCTGGAGAGCCCACCCCTTCCTGCGCGGGTTGCATGGTGGAGGCCAACACCAGCCAGGTGTCGGAGCTCCAGAACGGCTCCTCCACACGCAGCTCCCAGTTCGTTGGGGTGGAGCTGCTGCAGTCCTTCAAGCCCCTCATCATCCCCTGCTACGCCCTGGTGGTCCTTGTGGGCGTGTTCGGCAACTACCTGCTCCTCTACGTCATCTGCCGCACCCGCAAGATGCACAACGCCACCAACTTCTTCATCGGAAACCTGGCCTTCTCGGACATGCTGATGTGCGCCACCTGCGTGCCCTTCACGCTGGCCTATGCCTTCAACCCGCGCGGCTGGGTGTTCGGACGCTTCATGTGCTACCTGGTGTACCTCATCCAGCCCGTCACCGTGTACGTGTCCGTCTTCACCCTCACGGCCATCGGGGTGGACAG ATACTACGCCACAGTGCATCCCCTGAAGAAGCGGCTGTCCATCATGGCGTGCACCTACCTGCTCTGCGGCATGTGGCTGCTGTCCTGCGGGCTGGTGGCGCCGGCCGTGGCCCACACATACCACGTGGAGTTCAAGCACGAGGGCTTCATCATCTGCGAGGAGTTCTGGATGGGCAAGAAGCGAGAGAGGCTGGCGTACGCCTACAGCACACTCTTCGTCACCTACGTGCTCCCGCTGTCCGCCCTGTGTATCTCCTACCTCTGCATCTCCGTCAAGCTGCGCAACTGCGTGGTGCCGGGCCACCGGACTCAGAGCCAGGCCGAGGCCCAGCGGGTGCGCAAGCGCAAGACCTTCCGGCTGGTGAGCCTGGTGGTGGCGGCCTTCGGCTTCTGCTGGATGCCCATCAGCGTGTTCAACGTGCTGCGGGACATCGACATCGACCTGATAGACAAGCGCTACTTCCTGCTCATCCAGCTGCTGTGCCACCTGTGCGCCATGAGCTCGTCCTGCTGCAACCCCTTCCTGTACGCCTGGCTGCACGACCGCTTCCGCGCCGAGCTCCGCAAGATGTTCACCTGCCGCCACCGCATCGGCATCCCCGCCAACCACTGCGCCACGGCCAGCGTGGTCCTGTGA
- the rab11fip1a gene encoding rab11 family-interacting protein 1 isoform X1, which translates to MSLADQSHQFYPTSVQVTVHQARNLRTKGKNGTNDAYAIIQVAKDKFSTSVDERCIAPVWKEEASFELPLFHPNNAERCRLNVIVMHRAQVGLDKFLGQAVINLLNLQDQKLSKKTDWFPLLDKSGKDDKARGEVLLDIQFLRNNMSASMFDLSMQDKPRSRISKIKDKVRGKKRDGFSDSASAIVPHVSSIVSDSEGEADAQSLNQFPGAKKKSKLQKLFAPKSNLHKNISQSMSTLGSQPSKDSSLSGSRSSGLNVDSPEGKKKFKFLGHKRTGSNDSKASQGPFSQGPFSLLGRHKQSASDVNSVCINGSHVYAEEAEPKTGSTLSLNSSGKGSVEDFHTLNSQYSMDSIKGSSAASSRQEEVLEQSNRQEQEGQEEEEEGRQAAEKRRAEDLRLAQGEEEERGNQQSEGRRLQELEEQRRYREEQERRQRLLEEEEARRRKKIMDEEERQRGEERRMLQAMDEAKNEEENRREEAQKAEEKKRQDEASMSERLSTLFGISRRKEEKKEEAQPEREEPVAARGLELHASQTSNPFEEISLSPEAQNPFEEAPPPKTVRSPQTLSAGVFLNRTAKVSAVKPRPHPVKPMSSAENQFPSGSPAVKDIRILDTKAAHIKAEVLAEGAGAYTQLTQEELITLVVKQQLELTKRKNKIAELEEYIDNLLVRVIDEKPSILLGISSSKPA; encoded by the exons ATGTCGCTGGCAGACCAGAGCCACCAGTTCTACCCCACTAGTGTCCAGGTCACGGTGCACCAGGCTCGCAATCTGCGCACTAAGGGCAAGAACGGGACCAACGATGCCTACGCCATCATCCAAGTGGCCAAAGACAAGTTCTCCACCTCGGTGGACGAGAGGTGCATCGCCCCGGTGTGGAAGGAGGAGGCTTCCTTCGAGCTGCCCCTGTTCCACCCCAACAACGCGGAGAGGTGCCGGCTGAACGTCATTGTGATGCACCGGGCCCAGGTGGGCCTGGACAAGTTCCTGGGCCAGGCCGTCATCAACCTTCTCAACCTCCAGGACCAGAAGCTCAGCAAGAAGACCGA CTGGTTCCCGCTCTTGGATAAATCTGGAAAGGACGACAAGGCCCGTGGAGAGGTCCTGCTGGACATCCAGTTCCTGAGGAACAACATGTCCGCCAGCATGTTTGACCTCTCCATGCAGGACAAGCCCCGCTCCCGCATCTCCAAGATCAAGGACAAGGTGCGCGGCAAGAAGAGGGACGGCTTCTCCGACTCGGCCTCCGCCATCGTGCCGCACGTGAGCAGCATCGTGTCGGACAGCGAAGGGGAGGCCGACGCCCAGTCGCTCAACCAGTTCCCTGGGGCCAAGAAGAAGTCCAAGCTCCAGAAACTCTTTGCTCCCAAATCGAACCTGCACAAGAACATCTCCCAGTCAATGTCCACCCTGGGCAGCCAGCCGTCCAAGGACTCATCTCTGAGCGGGAGCCGCTCCTCCGGCCTCAACGTGGACTCCCCCGAAG GGAAGAAGAAATTCAAGTTCCTGGGCCACAAGCGCACAGGCAGCAACGACAGCAAGGCCTCCCAGGGGCCCTTCTCCCAGGGGCCCTTCTCCCTGCTGGGCCGGCACAAGCAGAGCGCCAGCGACGTCAACAGCGTGTGCATCAACGGCAGCCACGTTTACGCAGAGGAGGCGGAGCCTAAGACGGGCTCCACCCTCAGCCTGAACAGCTCCGGCAAGGGCTCCGTGGAGGACTTCCACACGCTCAACTCCCAGTACTCCATGGATTCCATCAAGGGCTCGTCAGCAGCGTCTTCCAGGCAGGAGGAGGTCCTGGAGCAAAGCAACcggcaggagcaggagggacaggaggaggaggaggagggacgacAGGCAGCCGAGAAACGTAGAGCAGAGGACCTGAGGCTAgcgcagggggaggaggaggagagagggaatcaGCAGTCCGAGGGCAGGAGgctgcaggagctggaggagcagcggAGATaccgggaggagcaggagaggcgCCAGCgcttgctggaggaggaggaggcgaggaggagaaagaaaatcATGGACGAGGAGGAAAGGCAGAGAGGCGAGGAACGCAGGATGCTGCAGGCCATGGACGAGGCGAAGAACGAGGAGGAGAATCGCCGGGAGGAGGCGCAGAaggcggaggagaagaagcGGCAGGATGAGGCGTCCATGAGCGAGAGGCTCTCCACTCTGTTCGGTATCAGccggaggaaggaggagaagaaggaggaggctcAGCCTGAGAGAGAGGAGCCTGTGGCAGCTCGAGGTCTGGAGCTCCATGCCTCCCAGACCAGCAACCCCTTTGAAGAGATCTCCCTCAGCCCAGAGGCCCAGAACCCCTTTGAAGAAGCCCCCCCACCGAAGACGGTCCGCAGCCCCCAGACCCTCTCGGCGGGGGTCTTCCTCAACCGCACCGCCAAGGTCTCTGCGGTGAAGCCGAG GCCTCATCCTGTGAAGCCCATGAGCTCAGCTGAAAACCAGTTCCCCTCTGGCTCCCCAGCTGTGAAGGACATCAGGATCCTTGACACCAAAGCCGCCCACATCAAG GCGGAGGTCCTGGCGGAGGGCGCCGGAGCCTACACCCAGCTCACCCAGGAGGAGCTCATCACGCTGGTGGTGAAGCAGCAGCTTGAGCTGACCAAGAGGAAGAACAAGATCGCGGAGCTGGAGGAGTACATCGACAACCTGCTGGTCCGCGTGATCGACGAGAAGCCAAGCATCCTGCTGGGGATCAGCTCCAGCAAGCCAGcgtag
- the rab11fip1a gene encoding uncharacterized protein rab11fip1a isoform X2 produces MSETKRRAPVPPTYATPAEARSQMERSPRNWSASEGPVRAIENPAYIESDASALGRRPALPLPDYETLFPKKRHGVQGQTRWDHLIAEVNQKTRDQPEGFLGEEMSVDGPEEKRPDRQHRPPSRTRQSDGEGQRPADRVPQPRVHEAKPVSSKKMPPPPKPDTAPLQRPTVDYSPKQRQSPVNAHTAGQRPNASALPGFVGTQTPSREVPLGRGREGVGREVSAVAIEGRTLQPAVVPNIPSQTARDVKTELAVKEVPTARPRQKVVSMEGEKQADVRATDSLKSNNPSSNQMDQKLKEGEAFLRRELVSKDLWANSEQNANADHLFTGKVQEEAKLEDKGMTADDFDQLFAAENQSDPFDRFYEGDSEKTHQQFERKFMDLNQPNPSLKKRLSQRGKATLATHPPSSSVNVKQEPTFHGDATTPIAVERLASRETGMTAPLASNGAEWTENPLAEDPFGTDPFAGDSFRSSDPHRLSLDESGSEAEGPFGGRNLLRAWVSPTEGQSAGAPSVIVSGPASSFRRPHPVKPMSSAENQFPSGSPAVKDIRILDTKAAHIKAEVLAEGAGAYTQLTQEELITLVVKQQLELTKRKNKIAELEEYIDNLLVRVIDEKPSILLGISSSKPA; encoded by the exons ATGTCTGAGACGAAGAGGAGAGCCCCGGTGCCCCCCACCTACGCCACGCCCGCTGAAGCCCGCTCCCAGATGGAGAGGTCCCCCAGGAACTGGTCTGCCTCAGAGGGGCCGGTCCGGGCCATCGAGAACCCGGCATACATCGAGTCTGACGCATCAGCGCTGGGCAGAAGACCGGCGCTTCCCCTCCCGGACTATGAGACGCTGTTCCCCAAGAAGAGGCACGGGGTGCAGGGGCAGACGCGATGGGATCACCTCATCGCTGAGGTCAATCAGAAGACCAGGGACCAGCCCGAGGGCTTCCTCGGTGAGGAGATGAGCGTGGACGGTCCAGAGGAGAAGAGACCGGATCGGCAGCACAGACCGCCGTCTCGGACCAGGCAGAGCGACGGCGAAGGGCAGAGGCCGGCCGACCGCGTTCCTCAACCTCGGGTTCATGAGGCTAAACCCGTTTCATCCAAGAAGATGCCTCCGCCGCCTAAACCCGACACAGCTCCACTCCAAAGACCCACCGTAGACTACAGTCCAAAACAACGGCAGAGCCCTGTAAACGCCCACACGGCTGGGCAGAGGCCAAACGCGTCAGCATTGCCAGGGTTTGTTGGCACTCAAACACCGAGCAGAGAAGTCCCCttaggaagggggagggagggtgttgGGAGAGAAGTGTCAGCAGTTGCTATTGAAGGGCGAACTCTTCAGCCCGCGGTGGTGCCCAATATACCCAGCCAAACGGCTCGGGATGTAAAGACAGAGCTGGCCGTCAAAGAGGTGCCCACAGCCAGACCCAGGCAAAAGGTTGTCAGCATGGAAGGAGAAAAGCAAGCAGATGTGCGAGCAACAGATTCTCTGAAAAGCAACAATCCATCATCCAACCAAATGGACCAGAAGCTGAAGGAAGGCGAGGCATTCCTCAGAAGAGAGCTCGTATCCAAAGATTTGTGGGCGAATTCTGAGCAAAACGCCAATGCAGATCATCTTTTTACAGGCAAGGTACAAGAAGAGGCAAAACTGGAAGATAAGGGAATGACTGCAGACGATTTTGATCAACTTTTTGCTGCAGAAAATCAAAGTGATCCCTTTGACAGATTTTATGAAGGTGACTCTGAAAAAACTCATCAGCAGTTTGAAAGAAAATTCATGGACTTGAATCAACCAAATCCTTCTTTAAAAAAACGGCTTTCCCAGAGAGGTAAAGCGACGCTTGCAACCCACCCTCCGTCCAGCAGCGTAAATGTCAAACAGGAGCCTACGTTTCATGGGGACGCCACCACACCCATTGCTGTGGAAAGGCTTGCATCCAGAGAGACCGGGATGACCGCTCCGCTCGCCTCAAACGGAGCAGAATGGACTGAGAATCCTCTTGCGGAAGACCCATTTGGGACGGACCCGTTTGCGGGAGATTCCTTCAGATCTTCCGATCCCCACAGGCTGTCTTTGGATGAGTCCGGGTCCGAGGCAGAAGGGCCGTTTGGGGGGAGGAATCTCTTGCGAGCCTGGGTCTCGCCCACCGAGGGTCAGTCTGCTGGTGCACCGAGTGTCATTGTTAGCGGGCCAGCTTCATCTTTTCGCAG GCCTCATCCTGTGAAGCCCATGAGCTCAGCTGAAAACCAGTTCCCCTCTGGCTCCCCAGCTGTGAAGGACATCAGGATCCTTGACACCAAAGCCGCCCACATCAAG GCGGAGGTCCTGGCGGAGGGCGCCGGAGCCTACACCCAGCTCACCCAGGAGGAGCTCATCACGCTGGTGGTGAAGCAGCAGCTTGAGCTGACCAAGAGGAAGAACAAGATCGCGGAGCTGGAGGAGTACATCGACAACCTGCTGGTCCGCGTGATCGACGAGAAGCCAAGCATCCTGCTGGGGATCAGCTCCAGCAAGCCAGcgtag